One genomic region from Pempheris klunzingeri isolate RE-2024b chromosome 4, fPemKlu1.hap1, whole genome shotgun sequence encodes:
- the nipsnap2 gene encoding protein NipSnap homolog 2 — MATGVLHRVSGGLGRATGRAQAAGQQVVWSRGFAASGSRNREDSWFKSLFVRKVDPRKDAHSNLLTKNEESNLYKIQFHNVKPECLDSYNKLCEDVLPSIHADKYYPCELVGTWNTWYGEQDQAVHLWRYRGGYPALTEVMNKLKQNQDFTAYRKERGKMLMSRRNQLLLEFSFWNEPVPREGPNIYELRSYQLRPGTMIEWGNYWARAIGYRQHNREAVGGFFSQIGDLYMVHHLWAYKDLQSREDTRNGAWQQEGWDEVVYYTVPLIQHMDSRIMIPTKASPLQ, encoded by the exons ATGGCGACCGGAGTCCTTCACAGAGTCAGCGGTGGCCTGGGTCGGGCTACAGGCCGGGCCCAGGCGGCCGGACAGCAGGTCGTGTGGAGCAG GGGGTTTGCAGCAtcaggcagcagaaacagagaggacagCTGGTTCAAGTCGCTGTTTGTGAGGAAAGTTGATCCCAGGAAAGACGCACACTCCAACCTACTGACCAAAAATGAGGAAAGTAACCTGTACAAAATTCAGT TCCACAATGTCAAGCCAGAGTGCCTGGATTCATACAACAAACTCTG TGAGGATGTTTTGCCCTCCATCCATGCTGATAAGTACTACCCCTGTGAGCTGGTGGGCACCTGGAATACCTGGTATGGAGAACAGGACCAGGCTG ttCATCTGTGGCGTTACAGAGGTGGATACCCGGCTCTAACAGAGGTGATGAACAAGCTCAAGCAGAACCAG GATTTCACAGCGTACAGGAAGGAGCGGGGTAAGATGCTGATGTCTCGCAGAAACCAGCTCCTGCTGGAGTTCAGCTTCTGGAACGAGCCCGTACCCAGAGAGGGCCCCAACATCTACGAGCTCAGATCCTACCAGCTCCGA CCAGGGACCATGATCGAGTGGGGTAATTACTG GGCCAGAGCCATTGGATACCGCCAGCACAACAGAGAAGCTGTGGGAGGGTTTTTCTCACAGATCGGAGACCTCTATATGGTTCATCACCTCTGGG CTTACAAAGACCTTCAGTCCAGGGAAGACACGAGGAACGGCGCCTGGCAGCAGGAGGGCTGGGACGAGGTGGTGTATTACACAG TTCCTCTGATTCAGCATATGGATTCCAGGATTATGATCCCGACGAAGGCTTCCCCGCTGCAGTGA